One Deltaproteobacteria bacterium genomic region harbors:
- a CDS encoding transposase: MNVEYHRRWSRCLGRDMELKVYGHAGKPVVVFPSSGGRFFEYEDFGMVEACRP, encoded by the coding sequence ACGTCGAGTACCACCGCCGGTGGAGCCGATGCCTGGGACGCGACATGGAGCTCAAGGTGTACGGCCACGCCGGGAAGCCGGTGGTGGTGTTCCCGTCGTCCGGCGGGCGGTTCTTCGAGTACGAGGATTTCGGGATGGTGGAGGCGTGCCGGCCGTT